A region of Sulfuricella denitrificans skB26 DNA encodes the following proteins:
- a CDS encoding TlpA disulfide reductase family protein gives MKRVCFGFILVIFSSAVAAADFSFRDIVGKQHNLADYRGKWVLVNFWATWCPPCLKEIPDLMALHNEHKDKDLVVIGIATDYNSPKLVIDFAKEHRISYPVVLGNDAIVAQIGRLEGLPMTYMFNPQGKMVAYNVGALTQKAVEDYIRSKK, from the coding sequence ATGAAGCGTGTGTGTTTTGGATTTATTTTGGTAATTTTCAGCTCGGCTGTGGCAGCGGCTGATTTTTCATTCAGGGATATCGTCGGCAAGCAGCATAATTTGGCCGACTACCGCGGCAAGTGGGTGCTGGTCAATTTCTGGGCAACCTGGTGCCCTCCCTGTTTGAAAGAGATTCCAGACCTGATGGCTTTGCACAACGAGCACAAGGACAAGGACCTGGTGGTGATCGGTATCGCCACGGATTATAACAGCCCGAAGCTGGTTATCGATTTCGCCAAAGAACACCGGATTTCCTATCCGGTCGTGTTGGGTAACGATGCCATCGTGGCGCAGATCGGTCGGCTGGAAGGGCTGCCGATGACCTATATGTTTAATCCGCAGGGCAAGATGGTGGCGTACAACGTGGGTGCGTTGACGCAAAAGGCGGTTGAAGACTATATTCGTTCAAAGAAATAA
- a CDS encoding 2-isopropylmalate synthase, translated as MKSKLIIFDTTLRDGEQSPGASMTKEEKVRIARQLERMRVDVIEAGFPAASNGDFESVKAVAASIKDSTVCGLARALERDIERAGEAIKPAVSGRIHTFIATSPIHMEKKLRMSPDQVVEQAVKAVKWARKWTDNVEFSPEDAGRSETDFLCRILEAVIEAGATTLNIPDTVGYNLPQQFGSLIATLRERIPNSDKAIFSVHCHNDLGLAVANSLSAVLAGARQVECTINGLGERAGNASLEEIVMAVRTRQDIFTCDTGIDTTQIVPASRLVSGITGFAVQPNKAIVGANAFAHESGIHQDGVLKHRETYEIMRAEDVGWSANKMVMGKHSGRNAFRSRLVELGIELDSEEALNAAFARFKDLADKKHEIFDEDIHALVSDEEQAMVKEQFKLVSLRVCSETGETPHAQVTISDGGKEKPAEADGGGPVDASFKAIEVIVKSGTELLLYSVNNITSGTDAQGEVTVRLSKGGRIVNGQGADTDIVIASAKAYLNALNKLAGKLERMNPQV; from the coding sequence ATGAAAAGTAAATTAATCATATTCGATACCACCTTGCGCGATGGAGAGCAAAGCCCCGGCGCCTCCATGACCAAAGAGGAGAAGGTGCGCATCGCGCGGCAACTCGAGCGGATGCGCGTGGACGTCATCGAGGCCGGTTTCCCGGCCGCCAGCAACGGTGATTTCGAGTCGGTCAAGGCAGTCGCCGCCAGCATCAAGGACAGTACGGTGTGCGGTCTGGCGCGCGCTCTGGAGCGCGATATTGAGCGTGCCGGCGAGGCGATCAAGCCGGCTGTTTCAGGCCGTATTCACACCTTCATCGCCACCAGTCCGATCCACATGGAGAAGAAGCTGCGCATGAGCCCGGACCAAGTGGTCGAGCAGGCGGTGAAGGCGGTGAAGTGGGCGCGCAAGTGGACCGATAATGTCGAGTTCTCGCCCGAGGACGCCGGCCGCTCCGAGACCGATTTCCTGTGCCGGATACTGGAAGCGGTGATCGAGGCCGGTGCCACGACCCTGAATATTCCCGACACCGTCGGCTATAACCTGCCGCAGCAGTTCGGTAGCCTGATCGCCACCTTGCGCGAGCGCATTCCCAATTCTGACAAGGCGATCTTCTCGGTTCACTGCCACAACGATCTCGGTCTGGCCGTGGCGAACTCCCTCTCTGCGGTTCTGGCCGGGGCGCGTCAGGTGGAATGCACCATCAACGGCCTGGGTGAGCGTGCCGGCAATGCATCTCTCGAGGAAATCGTGATGGCCGTGCGCACTCGCCAGGACATCTTTACTTGCGACACCGGTATCGACACCACTCAGATCGTGCCAGCCAGCCGCCTGGTGTCAGGCATTACCGGCTTCGCGGTGCAGCCCAACAAGGCCATCGTCGGCGCCAATGCCTTCGCCCACGAGTCCGGCATCCATCAGGACGGCGTCCTCAAGCACCGCGAAACCTACGAGATCATGCGTGCGGAGGATGTCGGCTGGAGTGCGAACAAGATGGTGATGGGCAAACATTCCGGCCGTAACGCCTTCCGCAGCCGCCTGGTTGAACTGGGGATCGAACTGGATTCGGAAGAAGCGCTTAACGCCGCCTTCGCCCGCTTCAAGGATCTCGCTGACAAGAAGCATGAAATCTTCGACGAGGATATCCATGCGCTGGTCAGCGACGAGGAACAGGCGATGGTGAAGGAACAGTTCAAACTGGTGTCCCTGCGCGTCTGCTCGGAAACCGGCGAAACGCCCCATGCCCAAGTCACCATCAGCGATGGCGGCAAGGAAAAGCCTGCAGAAGCCGATGGCGGCGGTCCGGTGGACGCCTCTTTCAAGGCGATCGAGGTTATCGTCAAGAGCGGCACGGAACTGTTGCTGTATTCGGTCAACAACATCACCAGCGGTACGGATGCGCAAGGCGAAGTCACGGTGCGACTATCGAAGGGCGGACGTATCGTCAATGGCCAGGGTGCGGATACCGACATCGTGATCGCTTCGGCCAAGGCGTACCTCAACGCACTGAACAAATTGGCAGGAAAGCTGGAGCGGATGAATCCGCAGGTCTAG
- the pssA gene encoding CDP-diacylglycerol--serine O-phosphatidyltransferase: protein MNEDYNLDEHKPPLDGRLRRRGIYLLPNMFTTAALFSGFYAIVQAMNGNFEQSAVAIFIAMVMDGLDGRVARLTHTESAFGAEYDSLSDMVSFGVAPALIVYVWALKDMGKLGWIAAFVYCAGAALRLARFNTQHEVADKGFFQGLPSPAAAALLAGLVWVMNVNHIRGADIHWLVWGVTLFAGLTMVSNLRYYSGKDINLRKSIPFVGILLIVLTFILISSDPPHVLFSVFVLYALSAYADWLWGVVRRRKRKD from the coding sequence ATGAACGAAGACTATAACCTCGACGAACACAAACCCCCTCTGGATGGCCGTTTGCGCCGGCGTGGCATCTACCTTTTGCCCAACATGTTTACTACGGCGGCGCTGTTTTCCGGTTTCTACGCCATCGTCCAGGCCATGAACGGGAATTTCGAGCAGTCAGCGGTGGCGATTTTTATCGCCATGGTGATGGACGGCCTGGACGGTCGAGTTGCGCGGCTTACCCACACCGAGAGCGCGTTCGGGGCGGAATACGATTCGCTTTCCGACATGGTGTCGTTCGGCGTGGCACCCGCCTTGATCGTGTACGTCTGGGCGCTGAAGGACATGGGCAAATTGGGCTGGATCGCTGCTTTTGTCTATTGCGCCGGCGCGGCGCTGCGGCTGGCACGCTTCAACACCCAGCATGAAGTAGCCGACAAGGGTTTTTTCCAGGGTTTGCCCAGCCCCGCTGCTGCGGCTTTGCTGGCCGGGCTGGTGTGGGTGATGAACGTGAACCATATCCGTGGCGCGGATATCCACTGGCTGGTGTGGGGCGTGACTCTGTTTGCCGGGTTGACCATGGTCAGTAACCTGCGTTATTACAGCGGCAAGGACATCAACCTGCGCAAGAGCATACCCTTTGTAGGCATCCTGCTGATCGTGCTGACTTTCATTCTGATTTCTTCCGACCCGCCACATGTCCTGTTTAGTGTTTTTGTACTGTATGCATTGTCTGCTTACGCGGACTGGTTGTGGGGCGTGGTGAGACGGAGAAAGCGGAAAGACTGA
- the mog gene encoding molybdopterin adenylyltransferase — MNNKPPALIGLVTISDRASQGVYADQGIPALNDWLANALATPWRAITRMIPDEQAQIEAALRQLADEEGCCLILTTGGTGPAPRDVTPEATLAVADKVLPGFGEHMRAVSLKYVPTAILSRQVGVIRKQCLIINLPGQPKAIKETLDGVFAAVPYCIDLIGGPYLETREEVIKAFRPKSAIRTKAP, encoded by the coding sequence ATGAATAACAAACCGCCAGCGCTGATCGGTCTGGTCACTATCAGCGACCGCGCTTCACAAGGCGTTTACGCAGACCAGGGCATCCCGGCGCTCAACGACTGGCTAGCCAACGCGCTGGCCACGCCGTGGCGTGCCATTACCCGCATGATCCCGGACGAACAGGCGCAAATCGAAGCTGCGCTGCGTCAACTGGCGGATGAAGAAGGCTGCTGCCTGATACTCACCACCGGCGGCACCGGTCCGGCGCCGCGCGACGTCACACCTGAGGCGACGCTGGCTGTAGCGGACAAGGTGCTGCCCGGCTTCGGCGAGCATATGCGCGCCGTCAGCCTGAAGTACGTACCCACCGCCATCCTCTCCCGCCAGGTTGGCGTTATCCGCAAGCAATGCCTGATCATCAACCTGCCCGGACAACCCAAGGCGATCAAGGAAACCCTCGATGGCGTGTTTGCCGCCGTGCCTTACTGCATCGACCTGATCGGCGGGCCCTACCTGGAAACCCGGGAAGAAGTGATCAAGGCCTTCCGCCCCAAGTCCGCCATCCGGACCAAAGCACCGTAG
- a CDS encoding DUF2069 domain-containing protein — MNRTAALHYASIASLIALIVLCLAWELWLAPLRPGGSSLVFKVLPLLLPLPGILRGKRYTYQWASMLILLYLAEGVVRAMSDKGMSGTLAGVEIALAVVFFFSTIFYANRTGKHSPG; from the coding sequence ATGAACAGAACCGCAGCCCTCCACTATGCAAGCATCGCCAGCCTGATCGCACTGATCGTCCTGTGCCTCGCCTGGGAATTGTGGCTTGCGCCGCTGCGCCCCGGTGGCTCCAGCCTGGTCTTCAAAGTGCTGCCGCTGCTGCTGCCATTGCCCGGCATTCTGCGCGGCAAACGCTACACCTACCAGTGGGCCTCGATGCTGATCCTGCTTTACCTCGCTGAAGGCGTGGTGCGCGCCATGAGCGACAAAGGAATGTCGGGAACCCTGGCGGGAGTGGAAATTGCGCTGGCTGTCGTGTTCTTTTTCAGCACCATTTTTTACGCCAACCGAACCGGAAAGCACAGTCCGGGCTAA
- a CDS encoding thioredoxin family protein, translating into MLKKFLVILLLLFAGSGMAETRDVQGFFDQNLGDFKTELATARKEGKIGILLMYELEDCPFCHRMKGTILNQSEVQDYYRKHFIIFSVDINGDNPLVDFSGKETTEKKFAAEQRVRATPVFGFYDLDGKPMTRYTGASKDEKEFMLLGRYVAEGIWKTMPFAKYKQQAAK; encoded by the coding sequence ATGTTGAAAAAATTTCTCGTTATATTGCTGTTGTTATTTGCCGGATCCGGAATGGCGGAAACTCGTGACGTTCAGGGTTTCTTTGACCAGAACCTGGGGGACTTCAAGACCGAACTTGCGACCGCGCGTAAAGAGGGAAAAATTGGCATTCTGCTGATGTATGAGCTGGAGGATTGCCCCTTCTGCCACCGCATGAAGGGAACCATCCTCAACCAGTCCGAAGTGCAGGATTATTACCGCAAGCACTTCATCATCTTCAGTGTCGACATCAACGGTGATAACCCCCTGGTGGACTTTTCCGGCAAGGAAACCACCGAGAAAAAGTTTGCCGCCGAGCAGCGTGTGCGTGCCACTCCGGTATTCGGCTTTTACGATCTTGATGGCAAACCGATGACCCGATACACAGGGGCATCCAAGGATGAGAAGGAGTTCATGTTGCTGGGGCGCTATGTGGCCGAGGGTATCTGGAAAACCATGCCGTTTGCCAAGTACAAGCAGCAAGCCGCGAAATGA
- a CDS encoding efflux RND transporter periplasmic adaptor subunit: MTKWIVAGMLLAVASAAGAESFPATLQWSQRVELSPRVSGIVREVGVNAGDRVQKGRSLLSLDAAPYLARVAESRATVTSFKEETAEAQRDLVRTQELYDRTVISTTELDQARLRQARAKAQLDGAQARLARERQDLTDSALRAPFDAVVVARLVEPGQNVAVGLQPQPLLVLAKAGEMVARFKVSADRIGSLKTGQAVTVAVGRQDYPATLKNLGLEPVKDKDGAVYEVDAVFAVKELLRAGVAAVVKLPE; the protein is encoded by the coding sequence ATGACGAAATGGATTGTGGCGGGCATGCTGTTGGCGGTGGCTAGCGCTGCCGGGGCGGAGAGTTTTCCCGCGACCTTGCAGTGGTCGCAACGGGTAGAACTGTCTCCGCGAGTGTCTGGCATTGTGCGTGAGGTTGGAGTGAATGCCGGCGATCGGGTGCAAAAAGGGCGCTCGCTCCTGTCTCTCGACGCTGCGCCTTATCTGGCGCGGGTGGCCGAGAGCAGAGCCACGGTCACTAGTTTTAAGGAGGAAACGGCGGAGGCTCAGCGCGATCTGGTACGTACCCAGGAGCTTTATGACCGGACCGTGATTTCCACCACCGAACTGGATCAGGCCAGGTTGCGTCAAGCCCGAGCCAAAGCCCAGCTGGATGGCGCCCAGGCACGGCTGGCGCGGGAACGCCAGGATCTGACGGATAGCGCATTGCGTGCCCCCTTCGACGCGGTCGTGGTGGCGCGTCTGGTGGAGCCGGGGCAGAACGTGGCAGTCGGGCTTCAGCCCCAGCCATTGCTGGTGCTGGCGAAGGCGGGCGAGATGGTGGCGCGCTTCAAGGTATCCGCCGACCGGATCGGCAGCCTCAAGACCGGACAGGCGGTAACGGTCGCTGTCGGCAGGCAGGACTACCCGGCCACCCTTAAAAACCTCGGCCTGGAGCCGGTCAAGGACAAAGACGGGGCAGTCTACGAGGTGGATGCGGTGTTCGCGGTTAAGGAGTTACTGCGCGCCGGAGTAGCGGCGGTGGTGAAACTGCCCGAGTAA
- a CDS encoding HugZ family pyridoxamine 5'-phosphate oxidase has translation MTAPEILWKQARKLLRAEHIGLLSTLSHKLGGYPFGSAVSTLTDHEARPLFLISQLAEHTRNIEQDARASFLVHEQSIDIQAGERLTLVGKAVRVETTEQLKARYLRYFPSAEQYFALDFSFYRIEPVTLRYIGGFGVARWISPTEILPPPNSMAQQEEELLIRFNLNQAGDLQLFCRTYYGTSASEATLVGIDCDGFDILDDGQLLRFDFPDTVLNAEQAEAALLRMLRESSP, from the coding sequence ATGACCGCCCCGGAAATCCTCTGGAAACAGGCGCGCAAGTTGCTGCGTGCAGAACATATCGGCCTGCTTTCCACACTTTCCCACAAACTCGGCGGCTACCCGTTCGGGTCTGCGGTATCCACCCTGACCGATCATGAAGCCAGACCGTTGTTCCTGATCAGCCAACTAGCGGAACACACCCGCAACATTGAGCAGGACGCGCGTGCCAGTTTCCTGGTGCATGAACAATCCATCGACATCCAGGCTGGAGAGCGGCTCACGCTGGTCGGCAAAGCGGTACGCGTGGAAACAACAGAGCAGCTCAAAGCGCGCTATCTGCGCTACTTCCCCAGCGCGGAGCAATATTTCGCACTGGATTTCAGTTTCTACCGCATCGAGCCCGTCACCCTGCGCTACATCGGCGGCTTCGGCGTGGCGCGGTGGATTTCCCCAACCGAGATCCTGCCGCCGCCAAACTCAATGGCGCAACAGGAAGAAGAGCTTCTGATCCGCTTCAATCTCAACCAGGCCGGCGACCTGCAGCTCTTCTGCCGTACCTACTACGGCACCAGTGCCAGCGAAGCAACCCTGGTGGGGATCGACTGTGATGGCTTCGACATACTGGATGACGGCCAGCTGCTGCGCTTCGATTTCCCGGACACCGTCCTCAATGCCGAACAGGCAGAAGCGGCGCTCCTGCGCATGCTACGAGAAAGCAGCCCATGA
- a CDS encoding YihY family inner membrane protein, translated as MSQNFSRVIPFLRLVRRRFKEDRCAQFAASLTYTTLLALVPIVTIALTVLSAFPVFTDLMTQLKAFILNNFLPISAGKIISVYMQQFSQKAAHLTALGIGLLTVTAFVLMLTIDHAFDVIWRVRQKRPLLRRFLIYWAALTLGPLLIGVSLSLTSYLVSLPLGLAKGVPVVGIVTLKVVTVTLTILAFALLYRMVPSRPVLPFHALVGGVVAGIAFELMKKVFALYVTHFPTYTLVYGAFASVPLFLIWIYLSWLVVLSGAVITAALPYWNTFIRPGAKTAGREFFAALDVLNVIYQAYQAGETLGLQRLLHRSNLGLEELEGVLDRLNEVNWVGSVEGGGWILTRSAEAIRLADVYRVFVFDPVLDRSAPGIIETRADILLKGLTDRLDETLSLTLKELFSPG; from the coding sequence ATGTCCCAGAACTTTTCTCGTGTCATCCCATTTCTGCGCCTGGTGCGGCGCCGTTTCAAGGAAGATCGTTGTGCCCAGTTCGCCGCAAGCCTGACCTACACCACGCTGCTGGCACTGGTGCCGATAGTCACTATCGCGCTGACAGTGTTGTCCGCTTTTCCGGTGTTTACCGACCTGATGACCCAGCTCAAGGCGTTTATCCTCAATAATTTCTTGCCGATATCGGCAGGTAAGATCATCTCGGTGTACATGCAGCAATTTTCTCAGAAGGCGGCACACCTGACCGCGCTGGGCATCGGGTTGCTGACAGTGACCGCATTCGTGCTGATGCTGACCATCGATCACGCCTTCGATGTGATATGGCGCGTGCGCCAGAAGCGTCCGTTGCTGCGCCGCTTCCTGATCTACTGGGCGGCGCTGACGCTCGGGCCGCTGCTGATCGGGGTCAGCCTGTCTCTGACTTCCTACCTGGTCAGCCTTCCTCTCGGGCTGGCGAAAGGCGTGCCGGTAGTCGGTATTGTGACCCTGAAGGTGGTGACAGTGACGCTGACTATCTTGGCATTCGCGCTGCTCTACAGGATGGTTCCCAGCCGTCCTGTTTTGCCCTTTCATGCCTTGGTCGGCGGAGTGGTAGCGGGGATTGCTTTCGAGCTGATGAAGAAGGTGTTTGCGCTTTACGTTACTCACTTTCCCACCTATACCCTGGTGTACGGTGCATTCGCCAGTGTTCCGCTTTTCCTGATCTGGATTTATCTGTCCTGGCTGGTTGTGCTGTCCGGGGCGGTGATCACCGCCGCGCTTCCTTATTGGAATACGTTCATCCGGCCAGGTGCAAAGACTGCCGGACGGGAGTTTTTCGCCGCGCTGGATGTTCTCAATGTAATTTACCAAGCATATCAGGCTGGTGAAACGCTCGGCCTGCAGCGCCTGCTGCATAGATCGAATTTGGGGTTGGAAGAGCTCGAGGGTGTTCTCGACCGGCTGAATGAGGTGAACTGGGTGGGTAGCGTGGAGGGTGGCGGTTGGATCTTGACCAGAAGTGCGGAGGCGATCAGGCTCGCCGATGTTTACCGCGTTTTCGTGTTCGATCCGGTCCTGGACAGATCGGCGCCGGGTATTATTGAGACGCGCGCAGATATTCTGCTGAAGGGCCTGACGGACCGTCTGGACGAGACTTTGAGCCTGACCTTGAAGGAGTTGTTCAGCCCCGGCTGA
- a CDS encoding TolC family protein, which produces MIFPRIGIALVLMVWLVPHGWSAPAGKRLTLNEALAAAAAAHPDLRLAEADRAAALAEQEAAAARSDLSVSVEAGLRQARPSSGPDASLSDNSIRLNARKNLYDFGRTALYEQAAKSTVDAREAGLLEARERRRIEVMARFFSVLAADMQFVADNEFMAVAYVSVDNARDRLKVGQISATELAELESRYQDILVRRNASQARSRLARAQLANAMNQPGQLAAELEDPKLTANNSALPDYEALLPIMQENNPRLRTQLALLEASSQRMEALRAENSPSLDAEVEAAGYSRETATRDNLRAGVVLTWPVYQGRRVSAQLAREQAQFHKLQADADKLRMDLAEALLEVWAEVDQLQRSVRAAARKQVDYRDLALERARGQYEVELKTNLGDAMAATMEAKLRERRTEYQLALAIARVKALLGKPLESIAKEEGRTK; this is translated from the coding sequence ATGATTTTCCCCCGCATCGGGATCGCGCTGGTCTTGATGGTCTGGCTGGTGCCGCATGGCTGGTCTGCACCTGCCGGCAAGCGACTCACGCTTAACGAAGCGTTGGCGGCGGCGGCAGCCGCCCATCCCGACCTGCGGCTTGCCGAGGCCGACCGGGCCGCCGCACTGGCCGAGCAGGAAGCGGCAGCCGCGCGCAGCGATCTTTCCGTCAGTGTCGAGGCCGGCTTGCGTCAGGCACGGCCTTCTTCTGGTCCAGACGCCAGCCTTTCCGACAATTCCATTCGGCTGAACGCCCGCAAGAACCTGTACGATTTTGGCCGTACCGCCTTGTACGAACAGGCTGCCAAGTCGACGGTGGATGCACGTGAAGCCGGCCTGCTGGAGGCGCGCGAGCGGCGTCGGATCGAAGTGATGGCCCGATTTTTTAGCGTCCTGGCGGCGGACATGCAGTTTGTTGCCGATAATGAATTCATGGCGGTGGCCTACGTCAGTGTCGATAATGCCAGGGATCGCCTCAAGGTCGGCCAGATATCCGCTACGGAACTGGCGGAACTGGAGTCCCGCTACCAGGATATTCTGGTCAGGCGCAACGCCAGTCAGGCTCGCTCCCGCCTCGCCAGGGCACAGCTGGCCAATGCCATGAACCAGCCCGGACAGCTTGCAGCCGAGCTGGAAGACCCGAAATTGACCGCCAATAACAGCGCCCTGCCGGATTACGAGGCCCTGCTGCCCATCATGCAGGAAAACAACCCCCGGCTACGCACCCAATTAGCCCTGCTCGAAGCATCGAGTCAGCGCATGGAAGCCTTGCGCGCGGAAAATTCCCCAAGTCTGGATGCCGAGGTCGAGGCTGCCGGCTATAGTCGGGAAACGGCTACCCGTGACAACTTGCGTGCCGGCGTAGTGCTGACTTGGCCGGTGTACCAGGGCCGGCGCGTGTCGGCGCAATTGGCGCGGGAACAGGCGCAGTTTCACAAACTCCAGGCCGATGCCGACAAGCTCAGGATGGATCTGGCCGAGGCTCTGCTGGAAGTGTGGGCTGAGGTCGATCAGTTGCAGCGCAGTGTGCGCGCGGCAGCCCGGAAGCAGGTCGATTATCGTGATCTGGCCCTGGAGAGGGCGCGCGGACAATATGAAGTGGAACTGAAAACCAACCTGGGGGATGCCATGGCGGCGACGATGGAGGCCAAGCTGCGCGAGCGTCGCACCGAGTACCAGCTGGCGCTGGCAATCGCGCGGGTCAAGGCGCTGCTGGGCAAGCCGCTGGAAAGTATAGCCAAAGAAGAAGGGCGAACGAAATGA
- a CDS encoding bacteriohemerythrin: MSKHHLIWNESLHRVGITAIDNQHREIIERVNLIADTVDQGSRYDIVQEMMDDLVLFAYEHFALEERLMTEYGFPGMEEHIAEHLGLLQKMDNLRNALRTPNPAKAALVLAFLTDWAELHILQSDREIGEFLADKGIR; encoded by the coding sequence ATGAGCAAACACCATCTGATCTGGAACGAAAGCCTCCACCGTGTCGGCATCACGGCCATTGACAACCAGCACCGCGAGATCATCGAGCGGGTCAACCTGATCGCCGACACGGTCGACCAAGGCAGCCGGTACGATATAGTGCAGGAAATGATGGATGACCTGGTCCTTTTCGCCTACGAGCATTTCGCCCTTGAGGAAAGGCTCATGACGGAATATGGCTTCCCTGGCATGGAAGAGCACATCGCGGAACATCTCGGCCTGCTTCAGAAAATGGACAATCTCAGAAACGCTCTGCGCACCCCCAACCCGGCCAAGGCAGCACTGGTCCTGGCCTTCCTCACCGATTGGGCGGAACTGCACATCCTGCAGTCTGACAGAGAAATCGGCGAGTTCCTTGCGGACAAGGGAATACGTTAG
- a CDS encoding GNAT family N-acetyltransferase, with protein MDFILAPASANDAETVAELTKELLEEIMAMTGARHFSADTSALATLCREFLAGEDYAAYLACHAGKEVGFITLSETRALYAGGRFGIIPECYVHPAFRGNGLGAKLLAEAREHARSRGWKRLEVTTPPLPVFDRTLQFYQANGFEVAGGRKLKSAIE; from the coding sequence ATGGACTTTATCCTTGCCCCCGCATCGGCGAATGATGCAGAAACCGTAGCAGAGCTAACCAAGGAGCTGCTGGAAGAAATTATGGCCATGACTGGTGCGCGGCACTTCTCGGCAGATACAAGCGCACTAGCCACCTTGTGCCGGGAGTTTCTGGCTGGGGAAGACTACGCGGCCTATCTTGCTTGTCATGCCGGAAAAGAAGTGGGTTTCATCACTCTGAGCGAGACGCGCGCACTTTACGCCGGTGGTCGTTTCGGCATCATTCCAGAATGCTATGTTCATCCCGCTTTTCGTGGCAACGGTCTGGGGGCAAAACTTCTTGCGGAGGCACGGGAGCATGCCCGGTCCAGGGGCTGGAAACGACTTGAAGTTACCACGCCGCCATTGCCAGTGTTCGATCGAACACTGCAGTTTTACCAAGCCAACGGTTTCGAGGTGGCGGGCGGGCGCAAACTGAAGTCGGCTATCGAGTGA